A segment of the Candidatus Hinthialibacter antarcticus genome:
CATGTTTTGAAAATCAGGCCGGTCGCCGCTGGTAAAACGTTCGCGCATGGTTTCGCGTTGGGCTTCAAACACTGCGGTAATTTTTTCGGCGCGGTCGGCTTTTAACACAAGAGCGTCGCTAATTACGCCGCCCTGGTCGCCAAACATGCCAGGCCCTCCTGGGCCTCTCATGCCGCCGGGGCCGGGTTGCGCTGCGGCGTATTCAACTGCGCCCACAGCGATGAGCACTGCGATGAATAAGGAACTGAGTGCTGTCTTCATTCGTATTCTCCTCGAGCATTCAAAATAATAAGGCTGTTCCTATACAAACGCGCGACAAAAAACGTTTATTGAGTGAAAATGAAATTTATTCTTGGATTGGTAAACGGGGGAGATGGGCCGCAGAGAAATTTGATGCGGGGCCGTTTAGACAATAACAGCCCCGCGTTCGTTCTATGTCGCTTTATTTATTGAAGATATAGAATCCAGTCTTCGTTGTTGGGTGCAGTGAAATGTTGGACTTTTTCTTTGACAGGCCCTTCGTCGGTCCAACTTCCGCTGCGGGGATTAAACCATTTTGCCTGCATGGGGAGTTTGAGCGAGGCTGCGTTTACCCGAATTGCGCCGCCGCCGGGGGCATAGAGAACCGCCAAGTCGCCCTGTTTGCTTCGCGCCGCAACGATGAAATCTTTGGCGGCTTGTTGTTGATTGGCGACCAGCGATTGATCGGGGTGCAGTTCCCACCAATTGATTGATGTGAAAAAATCATACAGATGCGCCATGTGATTGGCGCCGGGCAAGTTCATGGCGATGTGCCACGGGTCGCCGTCGCCGTTGCCGTTGTGCCCGATGGCGGGGCCGCGCTCAAAATGCCAACCCCATATCCCGTGAGCGCCATACGTAATGCCAGCGGGCGGCGCACAAAGCAGGCTCCAATACGAGGCGCGGCGAACATGCAGCGCAGGGTGGGGCTTTTTGGATTGATACGCCAAGATGCCTTCGTAATTCGGTTCGATGTTGATGATGGGTCGCGGCGGTTGGTTCTTCCATTCTTTAGATGCTGGCCCTGCGAACGTCCATTTGTAGTTGCCATCGCTGTCGCCGTGTCCACTCTGGTAGCCTAAAAACGAAAACCACTTTTCGTTGCGAAACTCGTCCGCGACCCAATGCGAACCGGCTGGGTGCATGGTGGCGAGGCGGTGGTGGTTGTCGCCGAACACGGCGCGGCCAATGCGGCGCCAGGGTCCGGCTTTTTCTTTGCGGTATTCGCCGTCGCCCGCCAAAAACCATATCGTCTGGTGTGCGCCGTAACGCGCAACCTGATATTCCGCTAAGAGAATGCGCTGGTCTTCGGGTAGAAAGTTGCCGGGATTCTGCTTGCCGTTGATTGCCCACAACAATACCGGGACGGCAACCATGCCGTGTTGGTTGATGGCGTCAAAGTAATCATCCATGCGCTGGTAGAATTTTTCGTTGATGGATATTTTTTCAACGCCGCTAAACGCCGGGTTTCCGTTGGCGTCGCCTTCGGCGGCGCGCCATTGCGTGGTGACGAATTGAATGGCGTTGAAATTTTGCTGCTGGCGTAATGTTAAAAATTTGACCCAACCCGCGATGTCCGAAAATAACGGGCCGTTCCAGACCGTGTCCGCCAGAAAGAAATAGGGGGTCTCATCGGCGTATTGAATGTAGCGGCGATTTTTAGACAACTGGAGTTCGCCGTGCTGGTAGAGCGGGTTTTCGCCGGAGTAGGCGGTGCAGGTGAATTTGCCGCTTTGATTGTTTAATCCTTTGTCGCTGCCTTTTACGCATCGCGTCGAATACTTCCATTCGCCGGTTTGTGTTGGCGAAAAACGTACCTTCCAGGTTTTTTCTCCATCCCAAAAACCGAGCCGGGTTTGAATGGAGCCGTCTGGCGCGGTGAAATCCACTTCGAGGCGAATCTCTTGAATGGGGTTGCTGACGGTTTTTTCTGCTGAAAAGTTGGTTTCAAAGCGTCCCCATTGGTGAACGTCTGCATTTGCCGCCGCGAGTGAAAATACGGTCAGCGCTGTTATTAGTATCGCTGTGAATCGTGTGGTTGAAATCATCGCAATTCTCCCTCAAACCAATCTAAATGGTATAGTACCGAAATACGTGCAACCTTGTCGAGCCGAATGCTGTAGATTTTTGATGGAGGGAACGATGGAGTTTGTCTTTGATCCAAAACAATATGGAACGCGGGTCGCCGAGGCCATTGGTGAAGGTCGATTGAATGAACTCGGGCCGGGGCGGCCGAACGCGGCGGCGGGGCCGATGTTATCTTCGCTAAGCGCCGAGGTGATTTTTGATGGCAAGGCGGTCCATGATCTGATGGCGGCGCAATGTTGTTTGTCTGGCTTGTGGCTCTACCACGATTATTTGGACGAGTCGCACACCATCAGTCAGTCGATCCCAACAACCGACGGCAGCTATTGGCATGGCATCATGCATCGCCGCGAACCGGATGCCTCCAACTCGAAGTATTGGTTCCGAAAGGTCGGGCGGCACGAGGCATTCGCGCCCTTGTTGCAGCAAGCCACCTCATTGTTGAGCCAACAACCGGAAGTCAGTGAATTGGCGTATCTGGTTCAAGGTGCGGAGTGGGATGCGTTCGCTTTTGTCGATGCGTGCGACTCAGCCTACCGTCGAGGGACGGGCGCCGAGCGAGTGTGCCAAAAAATTCAACAAATCGAATGGCAGTTGTTGTTTGATTTTTGTTTTCAAAAAGCCATCGGCAAATAAAAATACAAAGCCCTCTTTTTTATGGGGGGGGGGAGTTTTGTGCTCGATTGGTCGAATATGTACAAATAAACACGTCATGTTGAATCCGATTTCATGCTGTTGTATTCGATGCTGATTTGAGGAACAACAGTTTCGAGATACGCTCTCGCTTATGGATGCTCCCTATAAAATTTGTTTGATTTCTTCTGAGGTCTACCCGCTTTTTAATCCGCTCGTCCGTGGGGCTTATAGCGACGCGGACATTGCGTTGTTTGAACTTGCGCGGCGGCTAGGCAATGATGCGCGAATTGATTTGAGCGTGATCGTGGGCGACCACCAGCAAGACGACGTAGAATATTTTTCGGGCGCGTTGGTCTATCGCATGAGGCAAGGCGAAGAACAAGGCTGGAAGAAGTGGTGGCGTCGAAAAGGCGCCTTTGAACGCCAGATAGAAGAAATCGACGCGCAAGTGTATTGCTTAAGTGGAGCGTCGCCGTTGGCGTTGTCGATTGCCCGATTTTGCAAAAAACGCAAACGCGCGTTTGTATTTTTCGCGGCCCACCCTCGGGATTGCGACGGGACGTACGTGCACGGCGCGGGAGAAGACGGCGCAAGATTTCGCCAGGCGCTTCATCTTGCGCGGGCGGTG
Coding sequences within it:
- a CDS encoding DUF4038 domain-containing protein — translated: MISTTRFTAILITALTVFSLAAANADVHQWGRFETNFSAEKTVSNPIQEIRLEVDFTAPDGSIQTRLGFWDGEKTWKVRFSPTQTGEWKYSTRCVKGSDKGLNNQSGKFTCTAYSGENPLYQHGELQLSKNRRYIQYADETPYFFLADTVWNGPLFSDIAGWVKFLTLRQQQNFNAIQFVTTQWRAAEGDANGNPAFSGVEKISINEKFYQRMDDYFDAINQHGMVAVPVLLWAINGKQNPGNFLPEDQRILLAEYQVARYGAHQTIWFLAGDGEYRKEKAGPWRRIGRAVFGDNHHRLATMHPAGSHWVADEFRNEKWFSFLGYQSGHGDSDGNYKWTFAGPASKEWKNQPPRPIINIEPNYEGILAYQSKKPHPALHVRRASYWSLLCAPPAGITYGAHGIWGWHFERGPAIGHNGNGDGDPWHIAMNLPGANHMAHLYDFFTSINWWELHPDQSLVANQQQAAKDFIVAARSKQGDLAVLYAPGGGAIRVNAASLKLPMQAKWFNPRSGSWTDEGPVKEKVQHFTAPNNEDWILYLQ